A region of Asticcacaulis excentricus DNA encodes the following proteins:
- a CDS encoding rhamnogalacturonan lyase gives MTIPTLKVSLLAGVALMLGAAHAMATDAPKARVEYLDRGAVAVTAEKGVLISWRALVTDDARLGFNVYRDGRKLNTKPITTTTSFKDESGSKLATYEVREVLAGKEGPASKALRIDGYLSIPLNKPADGTTPDGQAYSYTANDASVGDLDGDGRYEIILKWDPTNAKDNSQGGHTGPVLLDAYRLDGKQLWRINLGRNIRAGAHYTQFQVADYDGDGKAELIVKTADGTTDAQGKVIGDATVDWVTPSGEIENKDRTGSRQTEDGKLMARLTGRVLKGPEYLSVFEGATGKVVDTIPYPSPRGPNGDNPTDAEATARWGDAYGNRSDRFLAGTAWLDGQHPSAIFARGYYARTTIAAVDYKNGKLTNRWYFDSEAAGVPSGYSGQGNHQFSVADVDGDGKQEILYGAMALDDTGKPLWTTGMGHGDAMHVSDLDPSRPGLEKWGVHENMKMSGNTGAALLDARTGEAIFKVPAEKDTGRGAAGDIDPRHPGVEFWASNSGNLYDVKGNVISEKRPRQMNFMVWWDGDLLRELLDGNKVSKWDWNTSESKVILDAQGATSNNGTKATPALSADLFGDWREEVMLRSEDNTSLRIYSTNIPTTYKFTTLMQDPQYRAAIAWQNTAYNQPPWPSFFIGEGMKAPPKPQVSMAKAQ, from the coding sequence ATGACAATCCCGACACTCAAAGTCTCTCTTCTGGCTGGCGTCGCCCTGATGCTGGGCGCAGCGCACGCGATGGCGACCGACGCACCGAAAGCCAGGGTCGAATATCTGGATCGTGGCGCGGTCGCGGTGACGGCGGAAAAGGGCGTACTGATCAGTTGGCGGGCGCTGGTGACGGATGACGCCAGACTGGGTTTCAATGTTTATCGCGACGGTCGCAAGCTAAACACCAAGCCCATCACCACAACGACCAGCTTCAAGGACGAGTCGGGTTCAAAATTGGCGACCTATGAGGTGCGCGAGGTCTTGGCCGGTAAGGAGGGACCCGCCTCCAAAGCCCTGCGGATCGACGGTTATCTGTCCATTCCGCTGAATAAACCCGCCGACGGCACGACGCCGGACGGACAGGCCTATAGCTACACCGCCAATGACGCCTCGGTCGGTGATCTCGATGGCGATGGGCGCTATGAGATCATCCTGAAATGGGACCCGACCAACGCCAAGGACAACAGTCAGGGCGGCCACACGGGGCCGGTGCTGCTCGATGCCTATAGGCTGGACGGCAAGCAACTGTGGCGCATCAATCTGGGGCGCAATATCCGCGCCGGGGCGCACTACACGCAGTTTCAGGTGGCCGACTATGACGGTGACGGCAAGGCTGAGCTGATCGTCAAGACGGCGGACGGTACCACCGACGCGCAGGGCAAGGTGATCGGCGACGCCACTGTGGACTGGGTCACGCCTTCGGGTGAGATCGAGAACAAGGACCGCACCGGCTCGCGTCAGACCGAAGACGGCAAGCTGATGGCGCGCCTGACCGGGCGCGTGCTCAAGGGGCCGGAATATCTGAGCGTCTTCGAAGGCGCGACGGGCAAGGTGGTCGATACCATCCCCTATCCGTCACCGCGGGGCCCAAACGGCGACAATCCGACCGATGCCGAAGCGACGGCGCGCTGGGGGGATGCCTATGGCAACCGCAGCGACCGCTTTCTGGCCGGGACGGCGTGGCTGGACGGGCAACACCCCAGCGCCATCTTCGCGCGCGGCTACTATGCCCGCACCACCATTGCCGCTGTTGATTACAAAAACGGAAAGCTGACCAATCGCTGGTACTTCGACTCCGAAGCCGCTGGCGTGCCGTCCGGCTATTCCGGGCAGGGCAATCACCAGTTCAGCGTCGCCGATGTCGATGGCGACGGTAAGCAGGAAATCCTCTATGGCGCCATGGCACTCGATGACACGGGCAAGCCGCTGTGGACCACCGGCATGGGCCACGGCGACGCCATGCACGTGTCTGACCTTGACCCCAGCCGACCGGGGCTCGAAAAGTGGGGCGTGCATGAGAATATGAAGATGTCCGGCAATACCGGTGCGGCGCTGCTCGATGCCCGGACCGGCGAAGCGATCTTCAAGGTGCCTGCGGAAAAAGACACTGGCCGGGGTGCCGCCGGCGATATCGACCCGCGCCATCCGGGGGTCGAATTCTGGGCCTCGAACAGCGGTAATCTGTACGACGTCAAGGGCAATGTTATATCTGAAAAGCGCCCCCGTCAGATGAACTTCATGGTGTGGTGGGACGGTGATCTGCTGCGCGAGCTGCTGGACGGCAACAAGGTCTCTAAGTGGGACTGGAACACATCTGAGTCGAAGGTGATCCTCGACGCGCAGGGTGCCACCTCGAACAACGGCACCAAAGCGACACCGGCCCTGTCGGCGGACCTGTTCGGCGACTGGCGCGAAGAGGTGATGCTGCGTAGCGAGGACAACACGTCCCTGCGCATCTATTCGACCAATATTCCGACGACCTACAAATTCACCACCCTGATGCAGGACCCGCAATACCGCGCCGCTATCGCCTGGCAGAACACCGCCTATAATCAACCGCCCTGGCCGTCCTTCTTTATCGGCGAAGGCATGAAGGCGCCGCCGAAGCCGCAGGTCAGCATGGCAAAGGCCCAATAG
- a CDS encoding TonB-dependent receptor → MQKPPSKSPKSSFAKYLMAGSGLAMLAVSGAAYAQQAAPAATDDVETVIVVGSRASQQSAIDRKKKARTATDSLVAEDVGSFPDRNLNEAISRIAGMGITRGETGEGESLSLRGNGPDLTRVEMDGMSVASSGFDLATNGTSGRASDLRELPADLIKSVDVVKGNTPDMTEGGLGGTVQIQTRTGLDFKKPYLSMRVAGDRNSLSQRWSPDINIVASRKFLDGRLGVVFNVTATRRLNDSHQLNGAGANSAAGYSRFIDFDNSPEKTFQFNPSLVSGVGATDPVSSWALASGTGNFNTLSPLEIVTRSANAKTKADCLAAFPLYTATELNTIAPGSNNGNRQAAQATRISEQVTCLNQWNDYAPNLWRDINLTQYENRLAWDVRFDYRVNDNLSVFAKYAVTNRDQEDIRRNRTRGEILRTTVAPNVTPSLLNNTNIAVGTANVLTQVANSGYYIYNAGTPTGSTTFDSTLGGSIVNNAFANMGLGANVVPGSVKVDANHYVTELDITNAGINYDNIRNDQIWDNQYLQVGGDYRNGNLRANFMASRSESTYSRYDKRFRRNALYGTGKMRVLPSGLWTVDFPAGFDPDNMENSVVLNPPAGTTPAAQALSARYSSNVGFDYSPRLVESSEDQAKFDVTYQMPDFPVLKRFKTGVSYRKILNDSWGGGGYSPKAGVFVPTNNLRGILRACENQATTSAANACVYGYVPNATTGTSFRHGTETLTRAQLVALYQNSIEYKDGPFMPDYEGVDGLSLWNSIDIDKAFSQLAGTVNYNFDCIKVCTGSDGNVYEQPVGKSDEQVTAAYYMFDFEQKLPFDMLFDGNFGVRMVQSKVAASGFVTLASTRKNITGVPATEWNPNEGVNRVTTTNIIKAVDIAREYTDWLPSYNANLWVVPDKVVLRYNWSKTVARPPIARMWPGGTCTVDERIEDLIDAGQEDLDMNCTTFGNPDLKPYTATKNNTSLEWYPNKDTTMSLAYYRQKVKVGGPEQVRVTDQPLFGGTGEVDPVTGRPLSDFLFSYNTFLNGPGYTQSGWEFASKTAFTFLPWKLRYTGMDFNISTNESKGASGYIDPITGANVGIPGRADYFSNLTVWYDDGKTNARIAYQARSRVLNCVSACGFNSDNAFAFPNQNPRNFVRLPYNPGEPYYTQEYGYLDAKLTHKLSPNVELYWEGRNLLREANVVIGSDDRGFAANDYAWSVVYGGRRFTFGLTYRMN, encoded by the coding sequence ATGCAGAAACCACCCTCAAAGTCACCCAAGTCGTCTTTTGCGAAGTATCTGATGGCCGGTTCGGGCCTCGCCATGCTGGCCGTCTCTGGCGCTGCCTACGCGCAGCAGGCCGCGCCTGCCGCGACGGACGATGTTGAAACCGTTATCGTTGTCGGCTCGCGCGCATCGCAGCAATCCGCGATCGACCGCAAAAAGAAAGCTCGGACGGCGACGGACTCGCTTGTGGCTGAAGACGTGGGCTCCTTCCCGGACCGTAACCTCAACGAGGCTATCTCGCGCATTGCCGGTATGGGCATCACCCGTGGCGAAACCGGTGAGGGTGAGTCGCTGAGCCTGCGTGGTAATGGGCCTGATCTGACCCGGGTGGAAATGGACGGCATGTCCGTTGCGTCTTCGGGGTTTGACTTGGCGACGAATGGCACGTCTGGTCGTGCGTCGGATTTGCGTGAACTTCCGGCTGACCTCATAAAGAGCGTCGATGTGGTTAAGGGCAACACCCCGGACATGACCGAAGGTGGCCTCGGTGGCACTGTACAAATTCAGACACGCACGGGCCTTGATTTCAAAAAGCCCTATCTCTCTATGCGCGTTGCAGGTGATCGCAACTCGCTTAGCCAGCGCTGGTCGCCCGATATCAACATTGTGGCATCGCGAAAGTTCCTGGACGGCCGCTTAGGTGTGGTTTTCAACGTTACGGCGACGCGGCGTCTGAACGACAGCCATCAGCTCAATGGTGCAGGTGCCAATAGCGCTGCCGGTTACAGCCGCTTTATAGATTTTGACAATTCGCCCGAAAAAACGTTCCAGTTCAATCCGTCTTTGGTTTCCGGTGTCGGTGCAACGGACCCGGTTTCAAGCTGGGCGCTGGCATCAGGGACGGGTAATTTCAACACCCTCAGCCCGCTTGAAATCGTAACGCGATCGGCCAATGCTAAGACGAAAGCAGACTGCTTGGCAGCCTTCCCGCTTTACACGGCCACGGAACTCAACACGATTGCGCCGGGGAGCAACAATGGCAACCGGCAGGCCGCTCAGGCAACCCGGATCAGCGAACAGGTTACCTGTCTCAATCAATGGAACGATTATGCGCCGAACCTGTGGCGCGATATCAATCTGACGCAGTATGAAAACCGTCTCGCCTGGGACGTGCGCTTCGACTACCGGGTCAACGACAATCTGAGCGTGTTCGCCAAGTATGCCGTCACAAATCGCGATCAGGAAGACATCCGTCGTAACCGCACGCGCGGTGAAATCCTCCGCACGACCGTAGCGCCCAATGTGACTCCGTCGTTACTGAACAATACCAACATCGCCGTTGGTACGGCCAACGTTCTGACGCAAGTGGCCAACAGTGGATATTACATCTACAACGCCGGTACGCCGACGGGCTCCACCACTTTTGACAGTACACTTGGCGGGTCCATAGTAAACAACGCTTTCGCCAATATGGGACTTGGGGCCAATGTTGTCCCCGGTAGTGTTAAGGTTGACGCGAACCACTACGTCACCGAACTCGATATAACCAATGCCGGTATAAACTACGATAATATCCGTAATGATCAGATTTGGGATAACCAATACCTGCAAGTAGGTGGTGATTATCGGAACGGGAATCTGCGGGCGAACTTTATGGCGAGCCGCAGCGAGTCGACCTACAGCCGCTACGATAAGCGCTTCCGTCGGAATGCCTTATACGGAACCGGGAAGATGCGCGTCCTGCCGAGCGGGCTATGGACCGTTGATTTCCCGGCGGGATTCGATCCTGACAATATGGAAAACTCCGTGGTGCTAAATCCGCCTGCTGGAACTACGCCGGCCGCGCAGGCTCTTTCGGCACGTTATTCAAGCAATGTCGGTTTCGACTATTCGCCACGGCTCGTGGAGTCGTCAGAAGATCAAGCGAAGTTCGATGTAACCTATCAAATGCCAGACTTCCCGGTGTTGAAGCGTTTCAAGACCGGTGTGAGCTATCGTAAAATTCTCAATGACTCTTGGGGCGGTGGCGGCTATTCGCCGAAGGCCGGTGTTTTTGTTCCCACGAATAATCTGAGAGGCATACTGCGCGCCTGTGAAAATCAAGCTACAACGTCAGCGGCTAATGCCTGTGTATACGGTTATGTTCCGAATGCCACCACTGGCACGTCGTTCCGCCATGGCACAGAAACCCTGACCCGCGCCCAACTGGTTGCGCTTTATCAGAACAGTATCGAATACAAAGACGGGCCCTTCATGCCTGATTATGAAGGCGTTGACGGTTTGAGCCTTTGGAACTCTATCGATATTGATAAGGCCTTCTCGCAGCTCGCCGGGACTGTGAATTACAATTTCGACTGTATTAAAGTCTGCACGGGCAGTGACGGTAATGTGTATGAGCAGCCGGTCGGCAAATCAGACGAGCAGGTTACTGCCGCCTACTACATGTTTGACTTCGAGCAGAAGCTGCCGTTCGATATGCTTTTTGACGGTAACTTTGGCGTCCGCATGGTCCAGTCGAAGGTTGCGGCGTCCGGTTTTGTGACGCTCGCGTCTACACGCAAAAACATTACGGGAGTTCCGGCAACGGAATGGAACCCTAATGAAGGCGTTAATCGTGTAACCACGACGAACATCATCAAGGCGGTGGACATCGCGAGAGAGTATACGGATTGGCTGCCCAGCTATAACGCCAATCTGTGGGTTGTTCCGGACAAGGTCGTTCTTCGTTACAACTGGTCGAAAACAGTTGCGCGCCCCCCAATCGCACGGATGTGGCCGGGCGGCACCTGTACGGTCGATGAGCGCATCGAAGATCTTATTGACGCAGGTCAAGAAGATCTGGATATGAACTGCACCACCTTCGGCAACCCGGACCTGAAGCCCTATACGGCCACAAAGAACAACACCTCACTTGAATGGTATCCTAATAAGGACACCACAATGTCGCTGGCCTATTATCGCCAGAAGGTAAAGGTTGGCGGCCCGGAGCAGGTCCGAGTAACCGATCAGCCTCTGTTTGGTGGCACAGGTGAAGTAGACCCTGTTACCGGCCGTCCGCTTTCTGACTTCCTGTTTTCGTACAATACCTTCTTAAACGGGCCAGGTTACACCCAATCGGGATGGGAGTTTGCCAGCAAAACGGCGTTCACCTTCCTGCCATGGAAGCTGCGTTACACGGGGATGGACTTCAACATCTCGACGAACGAATCCAAGGGCGCATCTGGCTATATCGACCCGATTACCGGGGCCAATGTGGGCATTCCTGGTCGCGCAGATTACTTCTCTAACCTGACGGTGTGGTACGATGATGGCAAGACGAACGCACGTATCGCTTATCAGGCCCGCTCGCGCGTCTTAAACTGCGTCTCGGCGTGTGGATTCAATTCAGACAACGCCTTCGCCTTCCCGAACCAGAACCCACGGAACTTCGTCCGTCTGCCATACAACCCTGGAGAGCCTTACTACACACAAGAGTATGGCTATCTGGACGCCAAGCTTACGCATAAGCTGTCGCCGAATGTCGAGTTGTACTGGGAAGGTCGTAACCTTCTCAGAGAAGCGAACGTCGTCATCGGCTCGGATGACCGCGGATTTGCGGCCAATGACTACGCATGGTCGGTGGTGTATGGTGGACGCCGCTTTACATTCGGTCTGACTTACAGAATGAACTAA
- a CDS encoding sensor histidine kinase — protein MTEMDPAEEFKDFAYIVSHDLAGPVRSLVEFSRLLVEQAPVPETDDARTNLSMVLESGEKLQEILHGLLQFSRLNTVPRLDQKVDVEEIVARVHMNRQTDLDMIRGTLNAGNLPEVTGDPNRLYQLFYMLIDNAIKFRRRNQPLIIDIACEETEQAYWISITDNGIGIDPMFHDDVFRPLRKLHNDDVYDGAGMGLTLARKIVLMHGGQIGIGSSDDGTAISFSLPKA, from the coding sequence ATGACCGAGATGGACCCGGCGGAGGAATTCAAGGACTTCGCCTACATCGTGTCGCACGATCTGGCCGGACCTGTGCGGTCCCTGGTCGAGTTTTCGCGGCTGCTGGTCGAACAGGCCCCGGTGCCCGAAACGGACGACGCGCGCACCAACCTGTCCATGGTTCTGGAAAGTGGTGAGAAACTACAGGAAATCCTGCACGGCCTGCTTCAGTTCTCACGCCTCAACACCGTGCCGCGTCTGGATCAGAAGGTCGATGTGGAAGAGATCGTCGCGCGCGTGCATATGAACCGTCAGACCGATCTCGACATGATTCGCGGTACGCTGAACGCGGGCAATCTGCCGGAGGTCACGGGCGACCCCAATCGCCTGTATCAGTTGTTCTACATGCTGATCGACAATGCCATCAAATTCCGCCGTCGCAATCAGCCGCTGATCATCGACATCGCTTGCGAAGAGACCGAGCAGGCCTACTGGATTTCGATCACCGACAACGGCATCGGTATCGACCCAATGTTCCATGACGACGTATTCCGGCCCTTGCGCAAACTGCACAATGACGATGTCTATGACGGCGCCGGCATGGGCCTGACCCTGGCCCGCAAGATCGTCCTGATGCACGGTGGCCAGATCGGTATCGGCTCATCGGATGACGGCACGGCCATCTCGTTCAGCCTGCCCAAGGCCTGA
- a CDS encoding Tat pathway signal sequence domain protein has protein sequence MTSLSRRHLLQSAVAMSALSALPAVAQAAASAKATPVASTDLRWLDGTPAAFEGATLGVPWPRGTVKPAKGKVPDFKLGELPVQSWPLAYWPDGSLKWTAHAVPAGTKPAGLSLAPGKAAPPAKAVSVKQEAAAVTVTSGDLVWVVPTSGEHLIATATRAGRLTLKEMKLVALWQNAPDLDATGSVSQQSFSSKISKVTVEQTGPVRAVLRIEGVHSGNGRDWLPFSLRLYFYAGSESVRIVHSFIYDGDPFKDFIRGLGVTAKTPMTEETHNRHIRLTGDGVGVWGEAVRPLTGLRRPVGKGLGVAQVEGKAVAVADMAKPVQDGLKWIPEWGDFTLSQLTPDGYTIKKRTRAGHAWIDSNAGTRTKGLAYVGGASGGVALGFKDFWQRSPTQLDVRNAHTELAEITAWLWSPDAPAMDVRPYRSADGMDTHPEEIEGLNITYEDYEKGWDTATGVARTSELNLWVLGATPSHQVFSDMAEQVANPARLVLSPERIHQCGVFGDWDVANSSTPARKILEDRLTYQIDYYMKEVDQRRWYGFWTYGDVMHTYDAERHMWRYDIGGYAWDNSELSTDLWIWYTYLRTGRADVFKFAEAMTRQTGEVDVYHLGRFKGFGTRHGVQPWSDSSKQPRVSNAAYRRIYYYLTADERVGDLMRDLNESDFSLKNVDISRKLPPSPERETPEGVVNSSFGTSWGSFISAWLTEWERTGDTKWRDRIVNGMTTIGKLKRRWFASSAPYDLKTGKFLGEGDYVAISHLNGVFGVVEMSSELLSLIDEPLYRKAWLEYCRYYNAPNDELKALLGSVPGGRNLRDAHSRLTAYAAFHEKDKALALRAWSEFFGKDGRESDGGLKRGTRRIDGPAVLRPLDEDPTLSTNGTAQWGLAAIQNMALIGDSLDEAAKAAGLL, from the coding sequence ATGACCTCTCTCTCGCGCCGCCATCTTCTGCAATCCGCCGTGGCTATGTCGGCCCTGAGCGCCCTGCCCGCCGTGGCGCAGGCCGCAGCTTCGGCCAAGGCCACGCCGGTGGCTTCGACCGATCTCAGATGGCTGGACGGGACGCCGGCGGCCTTTGAAGGGGCGACGTTGGGGGTACCGTGGCCGCGCGGTACGGTGAAGCCTGCCAAGGGCAAGGTGCCGGACTTCAAGCTGGGTGAGCTGCCGGTGCAGTCGTGGCCGCTGGCCTACTGGCCCGACGGGTCGCTGAAATGGACCGCGCACGCCGTTCCCGCCGGAACCAAACCCGCAGGCTTATCGCTCGCGCCGGGCAAGGCGGCTCCGCCTGCTAAGGCCGTCAGCGTCAAACAGGAGGCCGCCGCTGTTACTGTCACCTCCGGCGATCTGGTGTGGGTGGTGCCGACCTCGGGTGAGCATCTGATCGCCACGGCTACCCGTGCGGGCCGCCTGACGCTCAAGGAGATGAAGCTGGTCGCCTTGTGGCAGAATGCGCCCGATCTTGACGCCACAGGCAGTGTCAGCCAGCAGAGCTTCAGCAGCAAGATCAGCAAGGTCACGGTCGAACAGACCGGTCCTGTGCGCGCGGTGCTCAGGATCGAGGGCGTGCATTCGGGGAATGGCCGCGACTGGCTGCCCTTCTCGCTGCGGCTCTATTTCTACGCCGGTTCCGAAAGCGTGCGCATCGTGCACTCCTTCATCTATGACGGTGACCCGTTCAAGGACTTCATCCGCGGTCTGGGCGTCACCGCCAAAACCCCCATGACCGAAGAGACGCACAACCGCCATATCCGCCTGACCGGTGATGGTGTGGGCGTGTGGGGTGAGGCGGTGCGGCCGCTGACCGGTCTGCGTCGTCCGGTGGGCAAGGGGCTGGGCGTCGCTCAGGTCGAAGGCAAGGCCGTGGCCGTCGCCGACATGGCCAAGCCGGTGCAGGACGGGCTGAAATGGATCCCGGAGTGGGGCGATTTCACGCTGTCGCAACTGACGCCCGATGGCTACACCATCAAAAAGCGTACGCGCGCGGGTCACGCCTGGATCGACTCGAATGCCGGGACGCGCACCAAGGGTCTGGCCTATGTCGGTGGGGCGAGCGGCGGCGTGGCGCTGGGCTTCAAGGACTTCTGGCAGCGCTCGCCGACGCAGCTTGATGTGCGCAATGCCCATACGGAACTGGCCGAGATCACCGCTTGGCTGTGGTCGCCGGACGCCCCGGCCATGGATGTGCGCCCCTATCGCTCGGCTGACGGCATGGACACGCACCCGGAAGAGATCGAAGGCCTCAACATCACCTATGAGGACTACGAAAAGGGCTGGGACACGGCGACCGGCGTGGCGCGTACCTCGGAACTGAACCTGTGGGTGCTGGGGGCGACGCCCTCGCATCAGGTGTTCTCGGATATGGCCGAGCAGGTCGCCAATCCGGCGCGTCTGGTGCTGTCGCCGGAACGCATCCACCAATGCGGCGTCTTTGGCGACTGGGACGTGGCCAATTCATCGACGCCGGCGCGCAAAATCCTCGAAGACCGCCTGACCTATCAGATCGACTACTACATGAAGGAGGTCGATCAGCGCCGCTGGTATGGCTTTTGGACCTATGGCGATGTGATGCACACCTATGATGCGGAGCGTCACATGTGGCGCTATGACATCGGCGGCTATGCCTGGGATAATTCCGAACTCTCGACCGATCTGTGGATCTGGTACACCTATCTGCGCACGGGTCGCGCCGACGTGTTCAAATTCGCCGAGGCCATGACGCGGCAGACGGGTGAGGTTGATGTCTATCACCTTGGCCGCTTCAAGGGCTTCGGCACGCGCCATGGCGTGCAGCCATGGTCGGATTCGTCCAAGCAGCCCCGCGTGTCGAATGCCGCCTATCGCCGCATCTACTATTACCTGACCGCCGATGAGCGCGTGGGTGATCTGATGCGCGACCTCAATGAGTCGGACTTCTCACTGAAAAATGTGGACATCTCGCGTAAGCTGCCGCCGTCGCCGGAACGCGAAACGCCGGAAGGCGTGGTTAACTCCTCCTTCGGCACGTCATGGGGCTCGTTCATTTCGGCCTGGCTGACGGAGTGGGAGCGCACGGGGGATACCAAATGGCGCGACCGGATCGTCAACGGCATGACGACAATCGGCAAACTCAAGCGACGCTGGTTCGCCTCTTCAGCCCCTTATGATCTCAAGACGGGTAAGTTCCTGGGTGAAGGCGATTATGTTGCCATCTCGCACCTCAATGGCGTGTTCGGCGTGGTCGAGATGAGTTCGGAACTGCTGAGCCTGATCGACGAACCGCTGTACCGCAAAGCGTGGCTGGAATATTGCCGCTATTATAACGCACCCAATGATGAGCTTAAGGCCTTGTTGGGAAGTGTGCCTGGTGGGCGCAATCTGCGTGATGCCCATTCGCGTCTGACGGCCTATGCCGCCTTCCATGAGAAGGACAAGGCATTGGCGCTGCGGGCGTGGAGCGAGTTCTTCGGCAAGGACGGGCGCGAATCCGATGGCGGGCTGAAACGCGGTACGCGACGCATCGACGGCCCGGCAGTGCTGCGTCCGTTGGACGAAGACCCGACCCTCTCGACCAACGGCACGGCGCAGTGGGGGCTGGCGGCCATCCAGAATATGGCCCTGATCGGCGACAGTCTGGATGAGGCGGCCAAAGCGGCCGGACTTTTGTAG
- a CDS encoding DUF2794 domain-containing protein yields the protein MSFQDQGTGFVAAPKGPVFFERRELELILRLYGRKVASGDWRDYGIDSLADVVAFNIFRRSGEAPVYRIEKRPSLARKQGAFAVFNQNGMVLKRGRELEPVLSVLDKTKLDVIG from the coding sequence ATGAGCTTTCAGGATCAGGGCACAGGGTTTGTTGCCGCGCCGAAAGGGCCGGTTTTCTTTGAACGCCGCGAACTGGAGCTGATCCTCAGACTGTATGGACGTAAGGTGGCGTCGGGCGATTGGCGCGACTATGGTATAGACAGCCTGGCCGACGTCGTGGCCTTCAACATCTTCCGCCGTAGCGGCGAAGCCCCCGTCTATCGCATCGAAAAGCGCCCGTCGCTGGCGCGCAAGCAGGGGGCGTTTGCGGTGTTCAATCAGAACGGCATGGTGCTCAAACGCGGGCGTGAGCTGGAGCCGGTGTTGAGCGTGCTCGACAAGACGAAGCTGGATGTGATCGGGTAA
- a CDS encoding response regulator: MIPPELHILIVDDNRGDAVLLTRALKSVLREAVIETAPSGEQALQRLRGEGEYSGKPVPVLVLLDCHLPRLSGFQVLEKVRTDPALTQVRILLMSGLVTPEHVAEGERCGSDGHIEKPDTPHAFDDLAQALRGLTMDASGRGAPFRFPDGLPNSL; encoded by the coding sequence ATGATACCGCCTGAGCTGCACATCCTGATTGTCGATGACAATCGCGGCGACGCGGTGCTGCTTACCCGTGCTTTGAAGTCGGTGTTGCGCGAGGCGGTCATTGAGACGGCCCCATCGGGCGAGCAAGCCTTGCAGCGTCTGCGGGGTGAAGGGGAATATAGCGGAAAACCTGTACCTGTTCTGGTTCTGCTCGATTGCCATCTGCCGCGCCTCAGCGGGTTTCAGGTGCTGGAAAAGGTCCGCACCGATCCGGCTTTGACACAGGTGCGTATTTTGCTGATGTCCGGTCTGGTCACGCCGGAGCATGTGGCCGAAGGCGAGCGCTGCGGTTCGGACGGCCATATCGAAAAGCCCGACACCCCGCACGCCTTCGACGATCTGGCTCAGGCTTTACGCGGATTAACGATGGACGCCTCCGGTCGCGGCGCGCCTTTTCGCTTCCCGGACGGCCTGCCGAACAGTCTCTAA